A single region of the Anaerostipes rhamnosivorans genome encodes:
- a CDS encoding PTS sugar transporter subunit IIA — protein MEIIELFDESTMNLNLQGETKDQIIEEMVTLLDEGGVLADKDDYKKAIYAREEQSSTGLGFDIAIPHAKTAAVKTARVAFGKSDKGFDFGAEDGTKAHLIFMIAATDTDSNLHLQALATLSRNLIKADFRAKLLAANTAGEVMDVLKTL, from the coding sequence ATGGAAATTATAGAATTATTTGATGAGTCAACAATGAATCTAAACTTACAGGGAGAGACAAAAGACCAGATCATTGAAGAAATGGTAACACTTTTAGACGAAGGCGGAGTACTCGCTGATAAGGACGACTATAAAAAAGCAATCTATGCAAGAGAAGAACAGTCTTCCACAGGACTTGGATTCGACATCGCGATCCCACATGCAAAAACTGCGGCGGTTAAAACTGCGAGAGTAGCCTTCGGGAAATCTGACAAAGGATTTGACTTCGGTGCCGAGGACGGGACAAAAGCGCACCTGATTTTCATGATAGCGGCAACCGATACAGACAGCAACCTGCATCTACAGGCGCTGGCAACACTCTCAAGAAATCTGATTAAAGCAGACTTTAGAGCGAAGCTTCTGGCAGCCAATACTGCAGGCGAAGTTATGGATGTGTTGAAAACTTTATAA
- a CDS encoding iron-containing alcohol dehydrogenase: protein MRYYDYMAPSVNFMGPGCIEVLGERVKLLGVKKPLLVTDTFLNELEDGPVMQAAASLKNTGIEYAVYTGVEPNPKVQNCLDGLKIYKEEGCDSIITVGGGSSHDCGKGIGIAATHEKPLTEYAGIETLTNPLPPVIAVNTTAGTASEVTRHCVLTNLDTHLKFVIVSWRNVPLVSINDPLLMLGVPKGLTAATGMDALTHAVESYVSVDANPVTDAAAVQAIKLVAGNLRQATANGQNEKARENMAYASLLAGMAFNNANLGYVHAMAHQLGGQYDMPHGVANAILLPTVEEYNLNSAPERFADLAVLLGENIDGLSVMEAGQKAIQAMRNLAEDVGIPKTLKEMGVKREDFELMAENALLDGNAFSNPRKGSKEDIIRLFEKAY, encoded by the coding sequence ATGAGATATTATGATTATATGGCGCCGTCTGTGAATTTTATGGGACCGGGATGTATTGAAGTCCTCGGAGAACGTGTAAAACTGCTCGGCGTAAAAAAGCCGCTTCTGGTTACAGATACATTTTTAAATGAGTTGGAGGACGGCCCTGTCATGCAGGCAGCAGCTTCCCTGAAAAATACAGGCATTGAATATGCTGTTTATACAGGAGTTGAGCCAAACCCGAAGGTACAGAACTGTCTGGACGGGCTTAAGATCTATAAAGAAGAAGGTTGTGACTCCATCATTACAGTGGGAGGCGGTTCTTCCCATGACTGCGGAAAGGGAATTGGTATCGCGGCAACTCATGAAAAACCCTTGACAGAATATGCAGGGATTGAGACTCTGACCAACCCGCTGCCTCCGGTGATCGCTGTAAATACCACAGCAGGTACTGCGAGTGAAGTTACAAGACATTGTGTGCTTACTAATTTAGACACTCACCTTAAGTTCGTCATTGTGAGCTGGAGAAATGTACCGCTGGTTTCCATCAATGATCCGCTGCTTATGCTGGGTGTGCCTAAAGGTCTCACTGCAGCCACAGGAATGGATGCGCTGACTCATGCAGTGGAATCCTATGTATCCGTGGACGCCAATCCGGTCACAGATGCTGCGGCTGTCCAGGCCATCAAGCTGGTGGCAGGAAACTTAAGGCAGGCAACAGCCAACGGGCAGAATGAAAAGGCAAGAGAAAATATGGCCTATGCATCACTTTTAGCGGGAATGGCATTCAACAATGCCAACCTGGGTTATGTCCACGCCATGGCACATCAGCTGGGAGGGCAGTATGACATGCCCCACGGTGTAGCCAATGCGATCCTTCTGCCGACAGTGGAGGAATACAACCTGAACTCAGCGCCGGAAAGATTTGCGGATCTGGCAGTGCTTCTCGGAGAGAACATTGATGGGCTGTCTGTGATGGAAGCCGGACAAAAAGCCATTCAAGCAATGAGAAATCTGGCGGAAGATGTAGGGATACCAAAAACCTTAAAAGAGATGGGAGTTAAAAGGGAAGATTTCGAGCTGATGGCAGAGAACGCACTGTTAGACGGAAATGCGTTCAGCAACCCAAGAAAAGGGTCAAAAGAAGATATCATCCGTTTGTTTGAGAAAGCTTATTAA
- a CDS encoding DeoR/GlpR family DNA-binding transcription regulator, with protein sequence MGKLLAKERQKEIVEYINSTGSAKIGDLADKFEVTKETIRRDLTHLQEIGAIERSHGGATLVSSFRPIPIETRVSENSSVKYALCEKGLELIPEQGVIYLDAGSTMQCMAQLLSQKSGYTIVTNSINTTYHLNNGNNVTILTGGQLNPNNMSTEGFQTTNFINTIKVDISFLGTSGFEQHNGPAVSEFTDAQIKQAIIPQSKIIVVISDSSKAHICSLVQYANWKDIDYFITDKDLPSAVYKTLSELTEVILI encoded by the coding sequence ATGGGAAAACTTCTCGCAAAAGAACGCCAGAAGGAAATTGTTGAATATATCAACAGTACAGGAAGCGCTAAAATCGGCGACCTGGCAGATAAATTTGAAGTGACAAAAGAAACCATCAGAAGAGACCTGACTCATCTTCAGGAGATCGGGGCGATAGAGCGCAGCCACGGGGGCGCCACCCTAGTCTCAAGCTTCCGCCCGATCCCTATCGAAACACGGGTCAGCGAAAACAGCTCCGTAAAGTATGCCCTCTGTGAGAAGGGGTTGGAATTAATCCCGGAACAGGGGGTCATTTATCTGGATGCCGGGAGCACGATGCAGTGTATGGCACAGCTTTTAAGCCAGAAATCCGGTTATACCATTGTGACCAATTCCATCAATACCACTTACCATTTAAATAACGGCAACAACGTGACCATCTTAACCGGAGGCCAGCTGAACCCGAACAATATGTCCACAGAAGGGTTCCAGACCACCAACTTTATCAACACCATCAAGGTAGATATTTCATTTCTGGGGACCAGCGGATTTGAGCAGCACAACGGGCCGGCAGTCTCAGAGTTCACAGATGCACAGATCAAACAGGCCATCATCCCCCAGTCTAAGATCATTGTTGTCATCTCTGACAGCTCCAAGGCCCATATCTGCTCTCTGGTGCAGTACGCCAACTGGAAGGATATCGACTATTTTATCACGGATAAAGATCTGCCGTCCGCTGTTTATAAGACATTGAGCGAGCTCACGGAAGTTATACTAATTTAA
- a CDS encoding PTS fructose transporter subunit IIC, giving the protein MKKLLGVTGCPTGIAHTYMAEEALKEAAEKLGAEMKVETNGAVGVENELTAEDIAECDGIIVACDKNVDMDRFNGKPVIEVPVSDGISKAEELVQKMLDGNVSVRGGEVKAAGSEKKAEEGKDSIGHQIYKHLMNGVSHMLPFVVAGGVLTAISFLWGIYSFDPNSDQYNVIAATIKTVGGTSMGMMVPVLAAFIAQSIGDRPGMIAGFVGGMIANTTGSGFIGAIIAGFFAGYLCKFVVNALKGLPRQFEGLKSIFFIPIITVAVVGIVMQVTAGPVSGINKGMMDFLAGLQNSSPIILGLAVGCMSAFDMGGPVNKAAYVTGTTLLAQGNFYFMAGVSAACITPPLIIALAATFAPKKFTKADRAAGLVNYVLGCTHITEGAIPFAAKDPVRVLPILMVGSSISAILSYVMKVQVPAPHGGFLILPLVHPAVTWVLCILAGSVVGAVLYVLTAKDVEQK; this is encoded by the coding sequence ATGAAAAAACTATTAGGTGTTACAGGTTGCCCAACCGGGATCGCCCATACTTACATGGCGGAGGAAGCTTTAAAGGAAGCTGCCGAAAAGCTGGGCGCTGAAATGAAAGTTGAGACCAACGGAGCTGTTGGTGTCGAGAATGAATTGACTGCTGAGGATATTGCTGAATGTGACGGAATTATCGTAGCTTGTGATAAAAATGTAGACATGGACCGTTTTAACGGAAAACCAGTCATAGAAGTGCCGGTCTCAGACGGGATCAGCAAAGCGGAAGAATTAGTGCAGAAGATGCTTGATGGAAACGTTTCCGTAAGAGGCGGGGAAGTGAAAGCAGCTGGAAGCGAAAAGAAAGCAGAAGAAGGAAAAGATTCTATTGGACATCAGATCTATAAGCATCTGATGAACGGTGTCTCCCATATGCTTCCGTTCGTTGTAGCCGGTGGTGTATTGACAGCCATCTCTTTCTTATGGGGAATTTATTCTTTCGATCCGAACTCTGATCAGTATAATGTAATTGCAGCCACTATCAAGACTGTCGGTGGTACATCCATGGGAATGATGGTTCCTGTGCTGGCAGCATTCATCGCCCAGTCAATCGGTGACCGTCCGGGTATGATCGCAGGTTTTGTAGGCGGTATGATCGCCAACACTACAGGGTCCGGATTTATCGGAGCTATCATTGCAGGTTTCTTTGCAGGATACTTATGTAAGTTTGTTGTAAATGCATTAAAAGGACTTCCAAGACAGTTTGAAGGTTTAAAATCTATCTTCTTTATACCGATCATCACAGTGGCTGTCGTGGGTATTGTAATGCAGGTAACTGCGGGTCCAGTTTCAGGAATCAATAAGGGAATGATGGATTTCCTAGCAGGGCTTCAGAACTCCAGCCCGATCATTTTGGGACTTGCTGTAGGATGTATGTCTGCATTTGACATGGGAGGCCCGGTAAACAAAGCTGCATATGTAACAGGAACAACACTTTTAGCACAGGGGAACTTTTACTTTATGGCAGGTGTATCTGCGGCATGTATTACACCGCCGTTGATCATCGCGCTTGCAGCAACATTTGCACCAAAGAAATTTACAAAAGCTGACCGTGCAGCAGGACTTGTAAACTATGTGCTTGGATGCACCCACATCACAGAAGGTGCAATTCCATTTGCGGCAAAAGATCCGGTGAGAGTGCTGCCAATTCTGATGGTAGGTTCCTCAATCTCAGCGATCCTGTCCTACGTGATGAAGGTCCAGGTACCGGCACCTCACGGCGGATTCTTGATCCTTCCATTAGTACATCCGGCTGTCACATGGGTATTATGTATCCTGGCAGGTTCTGTAGTAGGCGCAGTACTTTATGTTCTCACTGCAAAGGATGTAGAACAGAAATAA
- the sdaAB gene encoding L-serine ammonia-lyase, iron-sulfur-dependent subunit beta, whose protein sequence is MNLYDIMGPVMVGPSSSHTAGAARIGLISRKLLGEPVWRAEILFHGSFQATGVGHGTDRAVMAGLLGMGQDDLRIPQSLEIARDEGIQWRFGKTFLKDVHPNSVKLLLTGKSGRELEIVASSPGGGRVLICRMDGLETDFSGDMPTMIVHNDDNPGHVAAVASLLAESGINIASMRLSRDRREGNAVMVLECDQEISNETVRQIEKMKGIHKAACLAGMD, encoded by the coding sequence ATGAATCTATACGATATTATGGGCCCCGTCATGGTGGGTCCTTCTAGTTCACACACGGCAGGTGCGGCAAGGATCGGCCTGATCTCCAGAAAGCTTTTGGGGGAGCCGGTCTGGCGGGCGGAGATCTTGTTTCATGGATCCTTTCAGGCTACCGGTGTCGGACATGGAACTGACCGGGCGGTCATGGCAGGGCTTCTGGGCATGGGACAGGATGATCTGAGAATCCCGCAAAGTTTAGAGATTGCCAGGGATGAGGGGATCCAATGGAGGTTTGGAAAGACGTTCTTAAAAGATGTCCATCCAAACAGTGTGAAACTTCTGCTCACAGGCAAAAGCGGAAGAGAACTTGAGATCGTCGCAAGTTCTCCAGGAGGCGGCAGGGTTTTGATCTGCCGGATGGATGGGCTTGAGACAGATTTTTCAGGAGACATGCCCACGATGATCGTACACAATGACGATAATCCAGGACATGTGGCCGCAGTGGCTTCCCTGCTGGCTGAATCAGGGATCAACATCGCATCTATGCGGCTTTCCAGGGACCGGAGAGAGGGAAATGCTGTCATGGTGTTGGAATGTGACCAGGAGATTTCTAACGAAACAGTGAGACAGATAGAAAAGATGAAAGGAATCCACAAAGCCGCCTGCCTGGCGGGAATGGATTGA
- a CDS encoding anthranilate synthase component II, whose amino-acid sequence MFVIIDHYDSYVHNLARDLEVLGGKTELIRSDKADAEYLEDLREQGRLEGLILSPGPKRPEDCDSSVRLVRHFAGRVPVLGVCLGHQMICRAFGGRIVKGARPMHGKVTKITHDQRDLFRGLPREFLVTRYHSLVAERDSLPDVLRLDAVSEDQEIMAVSHKTKPVYGVQFHPEAVLTEYGRELLQNFMKICQEWREHED is encoded by the coding sequence ATGTTTGTGATCATCGACCATTATGACTCTTATGTCCATAATCTGGCACGGGACCTGGAGGTCCTGGGGGGAAAAACAGAATTGATCAGAAGTGACAAAGCAGATGCAGAATATCTGGAGGATCTGAGAGAACAGGGCAGGCTTGAGGGATTGATTTTATCACCGGGTCCCAAACGCCCGGAGGACTGTGATTCCTCTGTCAGGCTGGTGCGGCATTTTGCCGGCCGTGTCCCGGTTTTGGGTGTGTGTCTGGGGCATCAGATGATCTGCCGGGCGTTTGGGGGCAGGATCGTAAAAGGAGCCAGGCCTATGCACGGGAAGGTGACGAAGATCACACATGATCAGAGGGACCTGTTTAGGGGACTTCCAAGGGAGTTTCTTGTGACCAGATATCATTCCCTGGTGGCTGAGAGAGACAGCCTGCCAGATGTGCTCCGGTTGGACGCAGTCTCAGAGGACCAGGAGATCATGGCAGTCAGCCATAAAACGAAACCTGTCTACGGTGTCCAGTTTCACCCGGAAGCGGTGCTTACGGAATATGGCAGAGAGCTGTTGCAGAATTTTATGAAAATATGCCAGGAATGGAGAGAGCATGAAGACTAA
- a CDS encoding nucleoside/nucleotide kinase family protein, whose amino-acid sequence MKKWKEYVFDVNGFQVNTIYNEETIEKIFLPLLRNLTEMQKKKNRRLIVFMAAPPAVGKTTLSKFLEYLSVQSEDLTEIQAIGLDGFHYHSDYINTHNAVVMGKEVPMKKVKGCPETYDTEKLREKFRRIKEEDILWPVYDRTIHDVVEDVEKITKDIILIEGNWLLLDEEPWRSMKDTADYTIMIRSEEETLKERLVGRKMKGGLTREEAEDWYINSDSVNVRRVLKTSLDGDFMLKVEADNDYIEL is encoded by the coding sequence ATGAAAAAATGGAAGGAATATGTGTTTGATGTCAATGGTTTTCAGGTAAACACCATCTACAATGAGGAAACCATAGAGAAAATTTTCTTGCCTTTACTTAGAAATCTGACCGAGATGCAGAAGAAAAAGAACCGCAGACTGATTGTGTTTATGGCAGCGCCTCCTGCAGTGGGAAAGACCACACTGTCAAAATTTCTGGAGTATCTGTCTGTACAGTCGGAAGACCTGACGGAGATCCAGGCTATCGGTTTAGATGGTTTCCATTACCATTCGGATTACATCAATACCCACAATGCAGTGGTCATGGGAAAAGAGGTTCCTATGAAGAAAGTCAAAGGATGTCCGGAAACCTATGACACGGAAAAACTCAGGGAGAAGTTCAGAAGGATCAAAGAGGAAGATATCCTGTGGCCAGTGTATGACAGGACGATCCACGATGTTGTGGAGGATGTGGAGAAGATCACAAAGGACATTATCCTGATTGAGGGAAACTGGCTGCTTTTAGACGAGGAGCCATGGAGATCTATGAAGGATACGGCAGATTATACAATCATGATCCGCTCTGAGGAAGAGACTTTAAAAGAACGGCTGGTGGGAAGAAAGATGAAGGGCGGCCTTACGAGAGAAGAGGCAGAGGATTGGTACATCAACAGTGACAGCGTGAATGTCAGGAGGGTGCTTAAGACATCTTTAGACGGAGACTTCATGTTAAAAGTCGAAGCAGATAACGATTATATAGAATTATAG
- a CDS encoding zinc-binding dehydrogenase, translated as MKSTAAVLAAKNQVYVKEVELPEIGEEELLVKVVSNSICLSTYKAALRGGDHKRVPDDLSPEHPTITGHEFGGYIVEVGEKLKDRFKPGEKFVLQPAMGLPSGYSAGYSYEYYGGNATYCIIPKVSIDIGCVLPYEGDYFANASLAEPMSCIIGAFHATYHTTPYVYEHRMGLKDGGSVALLGCAGPMGIGAIDYALNGPYNSKRIVVTDINEERLERAKSLITPEDAAAKGVELIYVNTAGNDHAVEDLKELNGGKGYDEVFVFAPVEPLIEMGDDLLGNDGCLNFFAGPTDNNFKAKYNFYNVHYEGTHICGTSGGAPADMIESLELSAAGKINPSYMVTHIGGINAAPDTILNLPKLPGGKKLIYPHIQMELTAIEDFGKLGKDNEMFAHLAEICEANNNVWCQEAEEYLLKTLAPEE; from the coding sequence ATGAAATCAACAGCGGCAGTTTTGGCAGCAAAAAATCAGGTTTATGTAAAAGAAGTGGAACTTCCGGAGATCGGAGAAGAGGAACTTTTGGTAAAGGTAGTATCAAACAGTATCTGTCTTTCTACATATAAGGCGGCTTTAAGGGGAGGGGACCACAAGAGAGTACCGGATGATCTGAGTCCGGAACATCCGACGATCACAGGCCATGAGTTCGGCGGATATATTGTAGAAGTGGGAGAGAAGCTAAAAGACCGTTTTAAACCGGGAGAAAAGTTTGTGCTCCAGCCGGCCATGGGACTTCCAAGCGGTTACTCCGCGGGATACAGCTACGAATATTACGGAGGAAATGCTACCTACTGCATCATCCCGAAGGTATCCATTGATATCGGATGTGTGCTTCCATATGAGGGAGATTATTTTGCAAATGCTTCCCTGGCAGAGCCCATGTCATGCATCATCGGCGCATTTCATGCGACCTATCATACAACACCGTATGTGTATGAGCACAGGATGGGCTTAAAAGACGGAGGAAGTGTCGCGCTGCTGGGATGTGCAGGACCTATGGGGATCGGAGCCATTGATTATGCGTTAAACGGGCCTTATAACTCAAAACGGATTGTAGTCACGGATATCAACGAAGAGAGACTTGAGCGCGCAAAATCCCTAATCACTCCGGAGGATGCGGCGGCAAAGGGAGTAGAGCTTATTTATGTGAACACGGCTGGGAACGATCATGCTGTGGAGGATCTGAAAGAGCTGAACGGAGGCAAAGGATATGATGAGGTCTTTGTATTCGCGCCGGTAGAACCCCTGATTGAGATGGGAGACGATCTCCTTGGAAATGACGGCTGCCTGAACTTCTTTGCAGGGCCGACGGACAACAACTTTAAAGCAAAATATAATTTCTACAATGTTCACTATGAAGGAACCCATATCTGCGGAACTTCAGGAGGCGCCCCTGCCGATATGATCGAGTCTCTGGAGCTTTCTGCGGCTGGAAAGATCAATCCGTCCTATATGGTAACACATATCGGAGGAATCAATGCGGCACCGGATACGATCTTAAATCTTCCGAAGCTCCCGGGAGGCAAGAAGCTGATCTATCCTCATATCCAGATGGAATTGACTGCCATCGAGGATTTCGGAAAGCTTGGGAAAGATAATGAAATGTTTGCACATCTGGCAGAGATCTGCGAGGCAAATAACAATGTATGGTGTCAGGAGGCAGAGGAATATCTGCTGAAGACACTGGCACCTGAGGAATAA
- a CDS encoding 1-phosphofructokinase family hexose kinase, with the protein MIYTLTTNPAIDMNISTKGMERAKVNRTFDTVYTPNGKGVNVTLTLKHYGVDSTVTGFFGGFSGKYIVEELENRQVAVKPVWVGDTTRINIFLNDGEGEFKFVNSGSFVGRDQQEEMLHLFETAEDLSCLVISGSLPPGIEPSYYESILSICKKRGIDVVLDISSPKLKDLLKYQPLLIKPNDEEIEEIFGIKIKDEEDILHVLTFLKEQGARNVLLTLGSKGAYFSNGEDVYYSSSQPVKLLSSACAGDAALASFLSLWLDHPENVEDALKRSAATGANVAESNALGDFAKVDTYFHNIKIRKVEK; encoded by the coding sequence ATGATTTATACGTTAACTACAAATCCTGCCATCGATATGAACATTTCCACAAAAGGAATGGAACGTGCAAAAGTAAACCGCACATTCGATACGGTTTACACTCCCAATGGAAAAGGTGTCAACGTCACGCTGACATTAAAGCATTATGGGGTTGATTCCACGGTTACTGGATTTTTTGGAGGATTTTCGGGAAAATATATTGTAGAGGAACTGGAAAATAGACAGGTGGCTGTAAAGCCGGTCTGGGTCGGTGACACAACAAGGATCAATATATTTTTAAATGATGGAGAGGGCGAATTCAAATTTGTCAACAGCGGATCGTTTGTCGGAAGGGACCAGCAGGAAGAAATGCTGCATCTTTTCGAGACAGCCGAAGATCTGAGCTGTCTTGTGATCAGCGGCAGTCTTCCGCCTGGAATCGAACCGAGTTATTACGAAAGTATTTTGTCAATCTGTAAAAAGAGGGGCATTGATGTGGTGCTGGATATCAGTTCTCCGAAACTGAAAGACTTATTAAAATACCAGCCCTTGCTGATCAAACCAAACGATGAAGAGATCGAAGAGATCTTCGGGATTAAGATCAAGGACGAAGAAGACATACTGCATGTCCTTACCTTCCTGAAAGAACAGGGGGCCAGGAATGTACTGCTGACGCTCGGAAGCAAAGGAGCGTATTTCAGTAACGGAGAAGATGTGTATTATTCATCTTCCCAGCCGGTTAAGTTATTAAGCTCGGCGTGTGCGGGAGATGCCGCATTGGCAAGCTTTTTAAGCCTTTGGCTCGACCATCCGGAAAATGTTGAGGATGCATTGAAGCGTTCAGCTGCCACAGGGGCAAATGTGGCGGAGAGCAACGCACTCGGTGATTTTGCCAAAGTAGATACTTACTTTCACAATATCAAAATAAGAAAGGTGGAGAAATGA
- a CDS encoding tagatose bisphosphate family class II aldolase produces MSKMVSTRHMLRDAQEKRYAVPAFNIHNLETIQVVAETSAKLGSPIILAGTPGTFSYANRDYLQAIVEATANKYDIPVALHLDHHEEFEGIKESIDLGTRSVMIDASKLPYEENIEKVKKVVAYAHLHDVTVEGELGRLGGREDDLVVDEKDSMYTNPAQAADYVARTGIDSLAVAIGTAHGLYKEEPKLDFDRLAEIRAEVSVPLVLHGASGVPGDAVRRAIELGICKVNIATELKIPYSQELRKTLIENPEANDPRIYTKEAKEAMAAVVEEKIKMCNSQNRY; encoded by the coding sequence ATGAGTAAGATGGTATCAACCAGACATATGTTAAGAGATGCACAGGAAAAACGATATGCCGTGCCGGCATTTAACATTCACAACTTAGAGACAATCCAGGTCGTAGCGGAAACGTCAGCAAAGCTTGGTTCCCCGATCATTCTGGCCGGAACACCCGGAACATTTTCCTATGCGAACCGCGATTACCTTCAGGCTATCGTAGAGGCAACTGCAAATAAATATGACATTCCCGTGGCTCTCCATCTGGACCACCATGAAGAATTTGAAGGCATCAAAGAATCCATCGACCTTGGCACAAGATCTGTCATGATCGATGCTTCCAAGCTTCCATATGAAGAAAATATAGAAAAAGTAAAGAAAGTCGTAGCTTATGCCCATCTCCACGATGTGACTGTGGAGGGAGAACTTGGACGTCTCGGCGGACGCGAGGACGATCTTGTTGTGGATGAAAAAGATTCCATGTACACCAACCCTGCACAGGCTGCGGACTATGTGGCCCGTACTGGCATTGATTCCCTTGCAGTTGCCATCGGAACAGCCCACGGTTTATATAAGGAAGAGCCAAAGCTTGACTTTGACCGCCTGGCAGAGATCCGCGCAGAAGTTTCCGTACCTCTTGTACTCCACGGTGCGTCCGGTGTGCCTGGTGATGCTGTAAGACGTGCCATCGAACTTGGAATCTGCAAGGTTAACATCGCCACAGAATTAAAGATTCCTTATTCACAGGAACTCAGGAAGACTTTGATAGAAAATCCGGAAGCCAACGATCCGAGAATCTATACAAAAGAAGCAAAAGAGGCAATGGCGGCAGTTGTAGAAGAAAAGATCAAGATGTGCAACAGCCAGAACCGATACTAA
- the sdaAA gene encoding L-serine ammonia-lyase, iron-sulfur-dependent, subunit alpha, which translates to MGFQSMAEMEEAAKEAGIPLWKAVMEDDKRERHVSEEETMLKMRERYHAMKQSDADYEENLSSWSGLSGGDGAKMQRFVSQGNAVSGELMGEVIAGALKMGESNACMKRIVAAPTAGACGVVPAVFLAYEKFYKIPERSMLEGMFLAAGIGQVIAHRASISGAQGGCQAEIGSASAMCAGALTHIRGGNTQQICSAGAFALKGLLGLVCDPLGGLVEIPCIRRNVTGAVGAVACSDMAMAGVYSRVPFDEVIDAMGEIGEMMPGGLKETSQAGLAATETGKKIALDLAQRNQTPQC; encoded by the coding sequence ATGGGATTTCAATCAATGGCGGAGATGGAGGAAGCGGCAAAGGAGGCCGGGATCCCGCTCTGGAAAGCGGTCATGGAAGACGATAAGAGGGAGCGTCATGTATCGGAAGAGGAGACAATGTTGAAGATGAGGGAGCGCTATCATGCCATGAAACAGTCAGACGCGGACTATGAGGAAAATCTTAGTTCATGGAGCGGCCTTTCCGGCGGGGACGGGGCCAAAATGCAGAGATTTGTGTCCCAGGGAAATGCAGTCTCAGGGGAACTGATGGGCGAAGTGATCGCGGGAGCGCTGAAAATGGGAGAATCCAATGCCTGCATGAAGCGGATCGTGGCGGCTCCCACGGCCGGGGCCTGTGGAGTGGTTCCTGCTGTGTTTCTGGCTTACGAAAAGTTTTATAAGATACCGGAGAGGTCCATGCTGGAGGGAATGTTCTTAGCTGCGGGCATTGGACAGGTCATTGCACATAGGGCCAGCATTTCCGGGGCACAGGGAGGCTGCCAGGCAGAGATCGGATCGGCCTCTGCCATGTGCGCAGGGGCTCTAACCCATATCCGCGGTGGGAATACGCAGCAGATCTGTTCGGCAGGTGCCTTTGCCTTAAAAGGTCTGCTGGGGCTGGTCTGTGATCCTCTGGGCGGGTTGGTGGAGATTCCGTGTATACGGAGAAATGTGACCGGTGCTGTAGGTGCAGTGGCCTGTTCTGACATGGCAATGGCAGGAGTTTACTCCAGGGTGCCGTTTGACGAGGTGATTGACGCCATGGGGGAGATCGGTGAGATGATGCCGGGAGGTTTAAAGGAGACAAGCCAGGCGGGACTTGCCGCCACGGAGACTGGAAAGAAGATCGCCCTCGACCTGGCACAGAGGAACCAGACGCCCCAGTGCTGA
- a CDS encoding MurR/RpiR family transcriptional regulator codes for MIIELNSKIAENLSKTELGVVNYINDNEDKLSDLSIVDIAFETFSSPATVSRAIRKCGINGFNELRYKLTAKTENTEVKDLNEIMNKSLIEATSVIEHMSIPNVLDILHAIRDAKRVLIFSRGPTHLVAQELSMKLQVLDFFVVDVEDPQIMRIMSKNLQEDEVVIILSLNGETKELIDSARNAKLRGCKVITLCCSSTSELFEYSDYTWLGYKHSHIAIRNYEVTSRLPLYIMCRILVDFLVENIDHKK; via the coding sequence ATGATTATTGAATTAAACAGCAAGATTGCTGAGAACCTTTCTAAGACTGAATTAGGGGTTGTCAATTATATCAATGACAATGAGGATAAGCTTTCAGACCTATCGATTGTGGATATAGCCTTTGAGACATTCTCTTCACCGGCAACTGTTTCCAGGGCCATCCGCAAATGCGGCATCAATGGCTTTAATGAGCTGCGGTATAAATTAACGGCGAAAACAGAAAATACGGAAGTAAAGGACTTAAATGAGATCATGAACAAGTCTTTGATCGAGGCCACTTCCGTTATTGAGCATATGTCCATTCCAAATGTGCTGGATATACTCCATGCCATTCGGGATGCCAAAAGGGTTTTGATCTTCTCCAGGGGACCTACCCATTTGGTGGCACAGGAGCTGAGCATGAAGCTTCAGGTGCTGGATTTTTTTGTGGTGGATGTGGAAGATCCGCAGATCATGAGGATCATGTCAAAGAACTTACAGGAAGATGAGGTTGTGATTATTCTGTCGTTAAACGGGGAGACTAAGGAACTGATCGACTCAGCCAGGAACGCGAAACTCAGAGGCTGCAAGGTCATCACGCTCTGCTGCAGCAGTACCAGTGAGCTATTTGAGTATTCAGATTATACATGGCTGGGCTACAAACACTCCCACATTGCAATAAGAAACTATGAGGTAACGTCCAGGCTTCCGCTGTACATTATGTGCCGAATCCTCGTAGACTTTTTAGTCGAGAATATAGACCATAAAAAATAA